A single region of the Candidatus Cloacimonadota bacterium genome encodes:
- the smpB gene encoding SsrA-binding protein SmpB, whose protein sequence is MRNFKNRKASHNYYFVEELETGIVLKGTEIKSIRSGRLNFKDSYAYFENDEIWLYNLHISQYEQGSFNNHDPDRKRKLLLHRKEIRKLMKKVEEKGFTLIPKEIYINEKGFVKVNLAVARGKRQYDKRETIQKKDEMRDMERKMKLNLG, encoded by the coding sequence ATGAGAAATTTTAAAAATCGGAAAGCATCGCATAATTATTATTTTGTAGAGGAACTGGAAACAGGAATCGTCTTGAAAGGAACCGAAATCAAGTCTATCAGATCGGGAAGATTAAATTTCAAAGATAGTTATGCTTATTTTGAAAACGACGAAATCTGGCTTTATAACCTGCATATCAGTCAATATGAACAGGGAAGTTTCAATAATCATGATCCCGATCGTAAACGAAAACTTTTATTGCACAGAAAAGAAATCAGGAAATTGATGAAAAAAGTGGAAGAAAAAGGTTTTACTCTCATTCCTAAAGAAATTTACATTAACGAAAAAGGATTTGTAAAAGTCAACCTTGCAGTTGCCAGAGGTAAAAGACAATATGATAAACGGGAGACAATTCAAAAGAAAGATGAAATGCGGGATATGGAACGGAAGATGAAATTGAATTTAGGATAG